One window from the genome of Mycobacteriales bacterium encodes:
- the recG gene encoding ATP-dependent DNA helicase RecG → MTFDTLLRGVVGGKTATALEKAFELRTVGDLLRHYPRRYAERGELTDLGSVVVGEQVTVLAEVRKVNRRKMRNRPGTLLEVVVGDGRRTLLLTFFNQAWRERDLFVGRRALFAGKVTDFNGKRQLNGPAYQLLGAADDAEGAAEEFAGMLIPVYPAAAGLPTWTISRAVRLVLDTLDPPADPLPEPLRRRHRLVGLGTALQDVHRPPDTVALRAARIRLAWDEAMALQVTLAQRRAAAAGRPAVPRPARQGGLVDAFDARLPFALTGGQQEIGTVLAAELAAPHPMHRLLQGEVGSGKTVVALRGMLQVVDAGGQAALLAPTEVLAAQHARSLRALLGPLAEGGELGGDEHATRVVLLTGSQSAAVRRAVLADIAGGAAGIVVGTHALIQEGVQFADLGIVVVDEQHRFGVEQRDALRMKAAQPPHVLVMTATPIPRTVAITVFGDLETSALRELPRGRSAIATTVVPAAERPGWLDRVWQRVREEVGNGHQAYIVCPRIGGETRSDDDADGSAEGDGADGTLDGGDDDSAAGERRPPVSVLDVAPGLAEGPLAGLRVEILHGRLPTDEKDSVMRRFAAGEIDVLVATTVIEVGVDVANATAMVILDADRFGVSQLHQLRGRVGRGSAPGLCLLVTDAPAGPARVRLDAVAATVDGFELARLDLAQRREGDVLGSAQSGRRSALRILSLLRDEELILQAREEAVALVDADPELREHPALAAQVAALIEDERADYLEKA, encoded by the coding sequence GTGACCTTCGACACCCTGCTGCGTGGTGTCGTCGGAGGCAAGACGGCGACGGCGCTGGAGAAGGCCTTCGAGCTGCGCACCGTGGGCGATCTGCTCCGGCACTATCCGCGCCGGTACGCCGAGCGGGGCGAGCTCACCGACCTGGGCTCGGTGGTCGTGGGCGAGCAGGTCACCGTGCTCGCGGAGGTGCGCAAGGTCAACCGGCGCAAGATGCGCAACCGCCCGGGGACCCTGCTCGAGGTGGTCGTCGGAGACGGCCGGCGCACCCTGCTGCTCACCTTCTTCAACCAGGCATGGCGCGAGCGCGACCTGTTCGTCGGCCGGCGGGCGCTGTTCGCCGGCAAGGTCACCGACTTCAACGGGAAACGCCAGCTGAACGGGCCGGCGTACCAACTGCTCGGCGCGGCCGACGACGCCGAGGGCGCAGCCGAGGAATTCGCCGGCATGCTGATCCCGGTCTACCCGGCGGCGGCCGGGCTGCCGACCTGGACGATCAGCCGGGCCGTCCGGCTGGTGCTGGACACCCTCGATCCGCCCGCCGACCCGCTGCCGGAACCGCTCCGCCGCCGGCACCGGCTGGTCGGCCTCGGTACGGCGCTGCAGGACGTGCACCGCCCGCCCGACACGGTCGCGCTGCGGGCCGCCCGGATCCGGCTGGCGTGGGACGAGGCGATGGCCCTGCAGGTGACGCTGGCGCAGCGCCGCGCGGCCGCCGCCGGCCGCCCGGCCGTGCCGCGACCGGCGCGGCAGGGCGGGCTGGTCGACGCCTTCGACGCCCGACTGCCGTTCGCGCTGACCGGTGGCCAGCAGGAGATCGGCACCGTGCTTGCCGCCGAACTGGCCGCCCCGCATCCCATGCACCGCCTGCTGCAGGGCGAGGTCGGCAGCGGCAAGACGGTGGTCGCGCTGCGCGGCATGCTGCAGGTCGTCGACGCCGGGGGGCAGGCCGCGCTGCTCGCCCCGACCGAGGTGCTCGCTGCCCAACACGCCCGGTCGCTCCGCGCGCTGCTCGGCCCGCTCGCCGAGGGCGGCGAGCTCGGCGGGGACGAGCACGCCACCCGGGTCGTGCTGCTCACCGGGTCGCAGTCGGCCGCCGTACGCCGCGCCGTGCTGGCCGACATCGCCGGGGGCGCGGCGGGCATCGTCGTCGGCACCCACGCGCTGATCCAGGAGGGGGTCCAGTTCGCCGATCTCGGCATCGTCGTCGTCGACGAGCAGCACCGGTTCGGCGTCGAGCAGCGCGACGCGCTGCGCATGAAGGCCGCGCAGCCGCCGCACGTGCTGGTGATGACCGCGACACCGATCCCGCGGACCGTCGCGATCACCGTGTTCGGCGACCTCGAGACCTCCGCGCTGCGGGAGCTGCCGCGCGGGCGGTCCGCGATCGCGACGACGGTGGTCCCGGCCGCCGAGCGCCCGGGCTGGCTGGACCGGGTCTGGCAACGGGTGCGGGAGGAGGTCGGGAACGGTCACCAGGCCTACATCGTCTGCCCGCGGATCGGCGGCGAGACCCGGTCCGACGACGACGCCGACGGCTCTGCCGAGGGGGACGGCGCCGACGGGACGCTCGACGGCGGCGACGACGACTCGGCCGCGGGTGAGCGTCGCCCGCCGGTGTCGGTCCTGGACGTCGCCCCGGGCCTCGCCGAAGGACCCCTCGCCGGCCTGCGGGTCGAGATCCTGCACGGGCGGCTGCCTACCGACGAGAAGGACTCGGTGATGCGCCGGTTCGCGGCCGGCGAGATCGACGTCCTGGTTGCGACCACCGTCATCGAGGTCGGCGTCGACGTGGCCAACGCCACCGCGATGGTGATCCTCGACGCCGACCGGTTCGGGGTCTCCCAGCTCCACCAGCTGCGGGGCCGGGTCGGCCGCGGCAGCGCGCCCGGCCTCTGCCTGCTCGTCACGGACGCGCCGGCGGGACCCGCCCGCGTGCGGTTGGACGCCGTCGCCGCCACGGTCGACGGGTTCGAACTGGCCCGCCTCGACCTGGCCCAACGACGCGAGGGCGACGTCCTCGGCTCGGCGCAGTCCGGCCGGCGGTCGGCGCTGCGGATCCTGTCGCTGCTGCGCGACGAGGAGCTGATCCTGCAGGCCCGCGAGGAGGCGGTCGCCCTGGTCGACGCCGACCCGGAGCTGCGGGAGCATCCCGCTCTCGCCGCGCAGGTGGCGGCGTTGATCGA
- a CDS encoding cytidylate kinase-like family protein, producing the protein MGVVTISASYGAGGSEIGPEVARRLGLEFVDRAITAGVAAKLGISEQDAEARDERVDTGLWRVISSMSLLPDLACAGSLARTTFSDERAFKEKTEQVLREVAAGPGGVVLGRAAALVLARVPHALHVRLDADPGDRVDAMCRKTGASPRDVERDLHQNDSAREAYVRHLYRTDATDPRHYHLVIDSTALERDVVTEVIVHAARARGVTKPCR; encoded by the coding sequence GTGGGTGTGGTGACGATCTCCGCGTCGTACGGCGCCGGAGGCAGCGAGATCGGGCCGGAGGTCGCCCGGCGGCTCGGGCTGGAGTTCGTCGACCGCGCGATCACCGCGGGCGTCGCCGCCAAGCTCGGCATCTCCGAGCAGGACGCCGAGGCGCGGGACGAGCGGGTCGACACGGGGCTGTGGCGGGTCATCTCGTCCATGTCGCTGCTGCCCGACCTGGCCTGCGCCGGGAGCCTCGCGCGGACGACGTTCAGCGACGAGCGGGCCTTCAAGGAGAAGACCGAGCAGGTGCTGCGGGAGGTCGCGGCCGGGCCCGGCGGTGTCGTCCTCGGCCGCGCGGCGGCGCTCGTCCTGGCCCGCGTCCCGCACGCGTTGCACGTGCGGTTGGACGCCGACCCCGGCGACCGGGTCGACGCGATGTGCCGGAAGACCGGAGCCTCCCCGCGGGACGTCGAGCGTGACCTGCACCAGAACGACTCGGCCCGGGAGGCCTACGTCCGCCACCTCTACCGCACCGACGCCACGGATCCCCGCCACTACCACCTGGTCATCGACAGCACCGCGCTGGAACGGGACGTCGTCACCGAGGTCATCGTGCACGCGGCGCGGGCTCGTGGCGTGACGAAACCGTGCCGCTGA
- a CDS encoding DUF488 domain-containing protein has translation MLTTGHGTTSQQDLQRRLTDAGVTSLVDIRTAPGSRRNPHVARAELAQWLPAAGIGYRWEQRLGGFRRTPPDSPDVVWRNDAFRGYAAHTRSPEFLAAIDEVLAGAAGQTTVVMCSESVWWRCHRRLVADFVMLARGVDVRHLMPDGRLAEHHPTEGVRLREDGLLVYDAGQESLGLE, from the coding sequence CTGCTGACCACGGGCCACGGCACCACGTCCCAGCAGGATCTGCAGCGTCGGCTGACCGACGCCGGCGTGACCTCGCTGGTCGACATCCGTACCGCGCCGGGCAGCCGGCGCAATCCGCACGTTGCCCGGGCCGAATTGGCGCAGTGGTTGCCCGCCGCCGGGATCGGTTACCGCTGGGAGCAGCGGCTCGGCGGTTTCCGGCGTACCCCACCCGACTCCCCCGACGTGGTCTGGCGCAACGACGCCTTCCGCGGGTACGCCGCGCACACCCGCTCCCCGGAGTTCCTCGCCGCGATCGACGAGGTCCTCGCGGGCGCGGCGGGGCAGACCACCGTCGTCATGTGCAGCGAGTCGGTCTGGTGGCGCTGCCATCGCCGCCTGGTCGCCGACTTCGTCATGCTCGCCCGCGGTGTCGACGTACGTCACCTGATGCCGGACGGCCGGTTGGCCGAGCACCACCCGACCGAGGGGGTGCGGCTGCGCGAGGACGGGCTGCTCGTCTACGACGCGGGCCAGGAATCGCTCGGACTGGAGTGA
- a CDS encoding thiamine-phosphate kinase yields MTVAEAGEFGLIERIITRLSGSAAIIVGPGDDAAVIRAPDARVVASTDTLIEGRHFRRDWSGPGDIGHRAAAEAMADIAAMGAVPTGVLVGLGCPPDLPVNWVEELVDGMREESGELGAAVVGGDVVRSDTVVLAMTALGDLQGRDPVTRGGARAGEVVAVTGRLGWSAAGLAVLARGFRSPAVVVGAHRRPEPPYAEGPRAAEAGATAMCDISDGLVQDVGHLASASGVGIDLRRDALVVPARLRDVGRALGVDPMDWLLGGGDDHSLVATFPAKSGPPPGWTLIGRVTDPVDGGAVSVDGVRQDPAGFDHFSRG; encoded by the coding sequence ATTACTGTCGCAGAGGCAGGCGAGTTCGGCCTCATCGAACGGATAATCACCCGGTTGTCCGGTAGCGCCGCGATCATCGTCGGACCTGGGGACGACGCCGCCGTCATCCGTGCGCCGGACGCGCGGGTGGTCGCCTCGACCGACACCCTGATCGAAGGCCGGCACTTCCGGCGCGACTGGTCGGGGCCCGGCGACATCGGGCACCGGGCCGCGGCCGAGGCCATGGCCGACATCGCCGCGATGGGCGCGGTGCCCACGGGGGTGCTCGTCGGACTGGGCTGCCCGCCGGACCTGCCGGTCAACTGGGTCGAGGAACTCGTCGACGGCATGCGGGAGGAGTCCGGTGAGCTCGGCGCGGCCGTCGTCGGCGGCGACGTCGTGCGCTCCGACACCGTCGTCCTCGCGATGACCGCGCTGGGCGATCTGCAGGGGCGGGACCCGGTCACCCGGGGCGGTGCCCGGGCCGGTGAGGTCGTCGCCGTGACCGGGCGGCTCGGCTGGTCGGCGGCCGGCCTCGCCGTGCTGGCCCGCGGATTCCGCTCGCCGGCGGTCGTGGTCGGTGCGCACCGCAGGCCCGAGCCGCCGTACGCCGAGGGCCCGCGGGCGGCGGAGGCGGGGGCGACCGCGATGTGCGACATCAGCGACGGTTTGGTGCAGGACGTCGGACACCTCGCATCCGCCAGCGGCGTCGGCATCGACCTCCGCCGCGACGCTCTCGTCGTACCGGCCCGGCTGCGCGACGTCGGCCGGGCGCTGGGTGTCGATCCGATGGACTGGCTGCTCGGGGGCGGCGACGATCACAGCCTGGTCGCGACGTTCCCGGCGAAATCGGGACCGCCGCCGGGCTGGACGCTGATCGGGCGGGTCACCGATCCCGTCGACGGCGGCGCGGTGTCGGTGGACGGCGTTCGCCAGGACCCGGCCGGCTTCGATCACTTCAGCCGCGGGTGA
- a CDS encoding D-alanine--D-alanine ligase family protein translates to MSSPQRKIRVAVVFGGRSSEHAISCVSASSVMAALDPARYEIVPIGITRAGSWVLTDGDPERLQIHGTTLPQVESGSAVVLPGDPTAGGLVVVEPGEGARTLGDVDVVFPLLHGAYGEDGTIQGLLEMAGAPYVGAGVLGSAVAMDKEYTKKLLRAEGLPVGDFVVLRSGERISPASRDRLGLPVFVKPARAGSSIGITRVTDWAAMDEAVDKARAIDPKVLVEAAVVGREIECGVLEGLAGGPPEASLPAEIRLLGGHDFYDFEAKYLEDASEFDIPAKLSDDASAALRAMAGRAFTALDGAGLARVDFFVGAGEEITINEVNTMPGFTAISMFGKAWAATGLAYPDLLDRLVDTALRRGTGLR, encoded by the coding sequence GTGTCCAGTCCGCAGCGCAAGATCCGGGTGGCCGTCGTCTTCGGCGGTCGCAGCAGCGAACACGCGATCTCCTGCGTCTCCGCCTCGAGCGTGATGGCGGCGCTGGATCCGGCCCGCTACGAGATCGTCCCGATCGGCATCACCCGCGCCGGAAGCTGGGTGCTGACCGACGGCGATCCCGAGCGGCTGCAGATCCACGGGACGACGCTGCCGCAGGTCGAGTCGGGCAGCGCCGTCGTACTCCCCGGTGATCCGACGGCCGGCGGACTCGTGGTGGTCGAGCCGGGTGAGGGGGCCCGCACGCTCGGCGACGTCGACGTGGTCTTCCCGCTGCTGCACGGGGCCTACGGCGAGGACGGCACGATCCAGGGCCTGCTGGAGATGGCCGGAGCGCCCTACGTCGGCGCCGGCGTGCTCGGCAGTGCCGTGGCGATGGACAAGGAGTACACGAAGAAGTTGCTGCGGGCCGAAGGACTGCCCGTCGGTGACTTCGTCGTACTGCGGTCGGGGGAGCGGATCAGCCCGGCGTCCCGGGACCGGCTCGGCCTACCCGTCTTCGTCAAACCGGCCCGCGCCGGATCGAGCATCGGCATCACCCGCGTCACCGACTGGGCGGCGATGGACGAGGCCGTCGACAAGGCGCGGGCGATCGACCCCAAGGTGCTGGTGGAGGCCGCGGTCGTCGGTCGGGAGATCGAGTGCGGCGTACTCGAAGGGCTCGCGGGCGGGCCGCCGGAGGCCAGTCTGCCGGCGGAGATCCGGCTCCTGGGCGGCCACGACTTCTACGACTTCGAGGCGAAGTACCTCGAAGACGCCAGTGAGTTCGACATACCGGCCAAGCTCTCCGACGACGCATCCGCGGCGCTGCGTGCGATGGCGGGTCGAGCCTTCACCGCGCTCGACGGCGCCGGGCTCGCGCGGGTCGACTTCTTCGTCGGTGCCGGCGAGGAGATCACCATCAACGAGGTCAACACGATGCCCGGCTTCACCGCGATCTCGATGTTCGGCAAGGCCTGGGCGGCGACCGGGCTGGCCTACCCAGACCTGCTCGACCGCCTCGTCGACACCGCGCTCCGTCGGGGAACAGGACTGCGGTGA
- a CDS encoding PhzF family phenazine biosynthesis protein translates to MTTLHVVKVFVGPEGRGGNPLGVFLDGAAVPADRRQAVAADLGFSETVFVEPGTTRVRIYTPALELPFAGHPLVGTSWLLAQREKPAEVLVTPAGDVPTWVDEAGRHWIRGRADWAPAMELRQFANPAEIDALTEPPDPDGFVDAWAWQDEVRGEVRARVFAPSHGVPEDEATGSAAVRLVTSLGRPITVRQGVGSVLYARPGPAGTADVGGTTILVDERPYRP, encoded by the coding sequence GTGACGACGCTGCACGTGGTCAAGGTGTTCGTCGGACCGGAGGGCCGCGGTGGCAACCCGCTCGGCGTTTTTCTCGACGGAGCCGCGGTTCCGGCCGATCGGCGACAGGCGGTCGCCGCCGATCTCGGGTTCAGCGAGACGGTCTTCGTCGAGCCCGGTACGACGCGCGTGCGCATCTACACGCCCGCCCTCGAACTTCCCTTCGCCGGCCATCCGCTGGTCGGCACTTCGTGGTTGCTCGCCCAGCGCGAGAAGCCGGCCGAGGTCCTCGTCACACCGGCCGGTGACGTGCCGACGTGGGTGGATGAGGCGGGGCGGCACTGGATCCGCGGGCGGGCCGACTGGGCGCCAGCGATGGAGCTTCGGCAGTTCGCGAATCCGGCCGAGATCGACGCGCTCACCGAGCCACCCGACCCGGACGGCTTCGTCGACGCGTGGGCGTGGCAGGACGAGGTGCGGGGTGAGGTGCGGGCGCGGGTCTTCGCGCCGTCGCACGGCGTCCCCGAGGACGAGGCGACCGGCTCGGCCGCCGTACGACTGGTCACCTCGCTCGGCCGGCCGATCACCGTCCGGCAGGGGGTCGGCTCCGTCCTGTACGCCCGACCAGGACCCGCCGGCACCGCCGACGTCGGCGGCACCACGATCCTCGTCGACGAGCGCCCCTACCGCCCCTGA
- the rpmB gene encoding 50S ribosomal protein L28, whose protein sequence is MASVCDVCGKGPGFGMSVSHSHRRTHRRWNPNIQSVRAQVAPGTRRRLNVCTSCLKAGKVARA, encoded by the coding sequence GTGGCCAGCGTGTGCGACGTCTGCGGCAAGGGGCCGGGCTTCGGCATGTCCGTCTCGCACTCCCACCGGCGGACCCACCGGCGGTGGAACCCGAACATCCAGTCCGTGCGGGCCCAGGTGGCCCCGGGCACCCGTCGCCGCCTGAACGTCTGCACCTCGTGCCTGAAGGCGGGCAAGGTCGCCCGCGCCTGA
- a CDS encoding Lrp/AsnC ligand binding domain-containing protein, whose protein sequence is MVQAYILIQTEVGKAAAVAQEIARIKGVTMAEDVTGPYDVIVRAEARNVDELGKLVVARVQGVDGITRTLTCPVVHL, encoded by the coding sequence GTGGTCCAGGCGTACATCCTCATCCAGACCGAAGTCGGCAAGGCAGCCGCGGTCGCTCAGGAGATCGCACGCATCAAGGGCGTCACGATGGCCGAGGATGTGACCGGCCCCTACGACGTGATCGTGCGCGCCGAGGCACGCAATGTCGACGAACTCGGCAAGCTCGTGGTCGCGCGGGTGCAGGGCGTCGACGGGATCACCCGCACGCTGACCTGCCCCGTCGTCCACCTCTGA
- a CDS encoding DUF3515 domain-containing protein, which produces MDPIRRRAVLTATLVAVPVAIVVGVVLFLVGRQHTAPSSAGPATHTPAPARLPAVSVSPAPRTAAGDRLCPAFLAALPRTVAGLSRREVNAHDQYLQAWGDPAVVVHCDVPRPTGFKVGSQAIAVDDVQWFDQGTNWTAVDRGVYVEASIPETYPADAALVDIGAAVKKTLPAVPIRPAH; this is translated from the coding sequence ATCGACCCGATCCGGCGCCGCGCGGTCCTCACCGCGACGCTCGTCGCCGTACCCGTCGCCATCGTCGTCGGCGTCGTCCTCTTCCTCGTCGGACGCCAGCACACCGCGCCGTCGTCCGCCGGCCCCGCGACGCACACGCCGGCGCCGGCCCGGCTGCCGGCGGTGAGCGTCTCCCCTGCCCCGCGTACGGCGGCCGGTGACCGGCTCTGTCCCGCCTTCCTGGCGGCGCTACCGCGCACCGTCGCCGGCCTGTCGCGGCGGGAGGTCAACGCGCACGACCAGTACCTGCAGGCCTGGGGCGACCCGGCGGTCGTCGTGCACTGCGACGTCCCCCGCCCCACGGGATTCAAGGTCGGCAGTCAGGCGATCGCCGTCGACGACGTGCAATGGTTCGACCAGGGCACGAACTGGACCGCGGTCGATCGCGGTGTCTACGTCGAGGCGAGCATCCCGGAGACCTACCCCGCGGACGCCGCACTGGTGGACATCGGTGCCGCGGTGAAGAAGACGCTCCCCGCGGTCCCCATCCGCCCCGCCCACTGA